A window from Macaca fascicularis isolate 582-1 chromosome 20, T2T-MFA8v1.1 encodes these proteins:
- the DUXB gene encoding double homeobox protein B produces the protein MWFQKQRSLYPKNCRREPVNLLVDDPNERPDTTVGWHPVNLFSLTDSSHYFSSSNSSSGHQTLLHVLPSTQAPWDSFRVHVTQGPNVVIMQPTQAVQEVGNSHQPLILPNHVLTLPILKKDLDTLTPFWLQYQEEHQNHKEHTGSGVPQFKSHSQPEPEHREQQPLNLGQLDISNILQRWDKICQALLAEWDPLKGTH, from the coding sequence ATGTGGTTTCAGAAACAAAGATCTCTGTACCCCAAGAATTGCAGAAGGGAGCCAGTAAATTTATTGGTAGATGACCCAAACGAGAGACCAGATACAACTGTTGGGTGGCATCCAGTCAACCTGTTCAGCCTCACAGACagctctcattatttttcttcctcaaattCTTCCAGCGGGCACCAAACTCTTCTACATGTTCTTCCTTCAACCCAGGCGCCTTGGGATTCCTTCAGGGTCCATGTGACCCAAGGACCAAATGTCGTGATCATGCAGCCCAcacaggctgtgcaggaagtAGGTAACTCTCATCAGCCTCTGATACTTCCGAATCACGTCCTGACACTGCCAATTCTGAAAAAGGACTTAGATACTCTGACTCCCTTCTGGCTCCAATACCAAGAAGAACACCAGAATCACAAAGAACACACGGGCTCGGGAGTACCACAGTTCAAGAGCCATTCGCAGCCTGAACCTGAGCACAGGGAGCAACAACCTCTGAATCTGGGTCAGCTTGACATATCGAACATTTTGCAAAGGTGGGACAAGATCTGCCAGGCTCTGCTTGCAGAATGGGACCCTCTCAAAGGGACACACTGA